Within Sorangiineae bacterium MSr11367, the genomic segment ACCTTCGTGCTCGAGCGGTGCGAGTGCGAGGGTGACGTTGCGTGCTGCAGCATCGTCAAGGATGCCGGCGACGACCCCGATTGCACCCACGGCGCCGAAATCGTGGCCCGGGTGACCCTTCGCGCGGAGCCGGGCATCGAGCTGCGCGGCGGCGAAGGCGTGGCACAGGTGATGAAACCCGGCCTCGGGCTCGAGGTCGGCGGACCGGCCATCAACCCCGTACCCCGCCGCAACATCACGCAGATGGTGCTCGAGGAAATCGCGGGCAGCGCCTTTCGCGGCGCCGTGGTCACCATTTCCGTGCCCGGCGGCGAAGAGCTGGCGAAGCAGACGATCAACGCGCGCCTGGGGCTCATCGGCGGTATTTCCATCCTGGGCACCTCCGGCATCGTGAAGCCGTATTCGACGGCCGCCTACAAGGCCAGCGTGGTGCAGGCCATCGACGTCGCCCGCGAGCGCGGCATCGACGTCTTGGTGCTCACCACCGGCGGCAAGTCGGAGGCGTATGCCATGCGCCTCTATCCGGATTTCGCCGAGGAAGCCTTCGTGCAGGTGGGCGACTTCGTCGGCGTGGGCGTAAGGCATTGCGCGCGCCGCGGGGCGCTTCGCGCGGTGGTCGTCGGGATGATCGGCAAGCTCTCCAAGATGGCCGACGGCAAAACGATGACCCACGCCGCGGGCTCCGAGGTGAACATGGAGCTGCTCGCTGGCATTGCGCGCGATCTCGGTGCGAAAGACGCCATCGTCGAGGAGATCCGCGGCGCGAACACCGCGCGCCATGTCCTCGAGATCGCCGCGCGTGAGGGCATCACCACCGTGTGCACCGCCATTTGCGAGCGCGTCGTCGGGCACCTGGGGCGGCACGCCGGCGGCGCCATTCAGGTTCACGCGGTGCTGGTCGATTTCAACGGGACGGTGCTCGGGCGATATCCGCCCGATGTTTCGGAGGCTTCATGACGGACATGCGACAGATGACCGCGCTCGGACGCGGCATCGAGGACAAGAGCTTCGCCATCATCGACGCCGAGGTCGGCGCCCACGATTTCCCCGACGCCGAATGGCAAGTCGTGCGGCGGGTCATCCACGCCACCGCGGACTTCGAGTTTCGCACGCTGATGCGCCTCAGCAGCGACGCCATCGCATCGGGCGTGCGCGCCCTTCGCGCGGGGTGCCCGCTGGTGGTCGACGTGAAGATGATCGCCGTCGGCCTCAACGAGCAGCGCCTCGCCTCGTATGGCTGCCAGGTGCACTCGTTCATCTCCGACGAAGACGTCATCGCCACCGCCAAGGCGAACAACTCGACCCGCGCCATCGAGTCGATGCGCAAGGCTCACGCGAACGGCGTTCTCGACGGCGCCATCGTGGCCATCGGCAATGCGCCGACCGCGTTGCTCGAGGTGTTGCGGCTCGTGCGCGAGGAAGGTGCCCGCCCCGCGTTGGTCATCGGCGTGCCCGTGGGGTTCGTGTCCGCGGCCGAGTCGAAGGACGCTCTCATCGCGTCCGAGGGGGTACCCTTCATCGCGGCCAGCGGACGCAAGGGCGGGAGCCCCATCGCGGTGGCCATCGTGCATGCTTTGTTGTTGCTCTCCGCGCAAGGGGAGGGGACGTCGTGAAGCAACGCGCCGTGACCGTGATCGGCATGGGGGATGACGGGTGCGCCGGCTTGACCAGCCGCGCGGCCAATGCGGTGGCGCGTGCGCAAGTGCTCGTGGGCGGGGAGCGCCACCTGGCGTTCTTTCCGCAGTTCACGGGGGAGCGCATCGCGCTGAAGGGCGGCCTCGGGGCTGCACTGGATCGCGCCGCGCAGCTCGCCGAGGAGCACCACGTGTGCGTGCTTGCCTCGGGCGATCCGCTCTTTTTCGGTGTGGGGCCGATGATTGCCAAGCGGCTCGGGACGGAGCACGTGGAGTTTCTCCCCGCGCCGAGCTCCATCCAGTGGGCCTTCGCGCGCACCGGCATCGCCTGGGAGGACGCCGACATCGTGTCGGTGCACGGCCGCAGCCTCGATGGCTTCGTGGCGCGCCTTCGCCGCAGCGCCAAGGTGGCCGTGCTCACCGACGCCGAGAACACGCCGGCGCGGCTGGCCGCGCGGCTCATCGAGCACGGCGACAGCGCGTGGAACGCGTGGGTGTGCGAGCGCCTCTCGGGCCCCGAGGAGCGCGTGCGCCGATTCACCTTGGGCGATCTCGCGGCGGAGACGGACATCGACCCACTGAACGTGCTCTTGCTCGTCCGCAGCGACGAGGCATGGCGCACGCCGCCGGCCATTCCGTACCTGCACGAGGACGCCTTCGCCAAGCGGATGCCCAAGAATGGGCTCATCACGAAGCGTGAAGTGCGCTTGCTCTCGCTCGCGTCGCTGGCCATCACGCCCGATGCCGTCGTGTGGGACATCGGCGCCGGCTCGGGCTCCGTCTCGATCGAGGCGGCGATGCTCGCACCGCGCGGTGCCGTCTATGCCATCGAGGTCGACCCCGAGGGCGTGGCCATCTGCCTCGACAACGTGCGCACGCACGGCACGGACAACGTGCATGTCATCGAGGGAAGGGCGCCCGAGGTGCTCGTGGGCCTACCCGCGCCCGACGCCGTGTTCGTTGGCGGCAGCAAGGGAAGCATGGCCGACATCGTCATTGCGTCGCTCGATGCGCTTCGCCCGGGCGGCCGCCTGGTGGTCAACGCCGTCACCTTGGAGAACGTCGCCGAGGCATACGCAGTGCTGCGCGCCCGCGAGCTCGATCCCGACGTCACCCTGGTGCAGATCTCCCGCGGCGTCCCACTCGCGCGCTACCGCCGCTACGAAGCCCTCAACCCAATCCACATCATGGCGGTGCAAAAACCATGACCACGCTGGGAACCCTCTACGGCGTGGGCGCAGGCCCGGGCTCGCCCGACCTGCTCACCTTGCGTGCCGTGAACGTCCTGAAATCGGCCGACGTTCTCGCCCTTCCGCGAAGCTCCGACTACGGCGCCTCCGTCGCGTGGGAGATCATCGCGCCCGTGCTGGGCGAACTTCCGCCGTCGCAAACGCGCCTGCGGCTCACGTTTCCCATGAGCAAAGACCCAGCGCGCGTGCGGCCTCATGTCGAAGCCGCGGTGAAGGCCATCGGCGCGTACTTGGTGGAGGGGCGCTCCGTTGCCTTCGTGACGGAGGGCGACCCTTCCGTCTTTAGCACCTTCGGCTACGTGCGGCAGGAAGCGCAAAAACGATGGCCCGAGCTGCGGGTCGAGGTCGTGCCCGGGGTCACCTCCATCACGGCGGTGGCGTCCATCGGCGGTGTGCCGCTCGCCGATGGGCACGAGCGCGTCGCCATCGTGCCCGCGACCTACGGGGTCGATGACTTGGTCGACTTGCTTCACCGCTTCGACACGGTGGTGCTCATGAAGCTTGGCGCGGAGATGCCCATCATCCTCGCCGCCTTGGAGCAGACGGGCCTCACCGACCGCGCCTTCTTCGTCCACAAGGCCACCATGGCCGAACAGCGCTTCGAGCCCGACGTGCGCAAGGTACGCGACGAGCACGGCGGCTGCTTCTCGATGCTCATCGTCAAACGCCGCGATCGCAGCGGTGTGCTTCTTGGGAGCGAATCATGATTGCCACACGCCGCCCCTTTGCCGTCTACGCCATCACACGCCATGGCATCGCCATCGCGCAACGCCTCATGGCTGCCCTTCCCGAGGCCGACCTCTTCGTCTCCGCCAAGCTGGCATCCCTCGCACCTTCGACGGCGAAGCTTTTTTCCCTTCCCATGGGACCGCTGCTCAAGGAGACGTTCACCGCGTACGACGCGCACATTTTCATCATCAGCGTCGGTGCGGTGGTGCGCATGGTTGCGCCGCTCCTGGAGAACAAGAAGGTCGACCCGGCCATCGTGTGCGTCGACGACGCGGCCCGTTTTTCCATCTGCGTGCTCTCCGGCCACGTGGGACGTGGAAACGTCTTCACCGAGCGCGTGGCCTCCATTCTGGGCGCCGCGCCCGTGGTGACCACCGCGTCCGACGCCATCGGTACCCTCACCGTCGACATCCTCGGTCGCGACCTGGGCTGGACGCTCGACGACATGGATCGCAACGTCACCCGCGGCTGCGCGGCCGTGGTGAATGCCACCCCGGTGCTCTTCGTCCAGGAAACGGGGGAGCCCAATTGGTGGCCCCTCGACCGCGCGCTGCCCGAGGGTGTCCGCTACGCGACGAGCCTCGAGGGCGTCGATCCCGCAGCCTGGGAAATCTTGCTCATCGCGAGCGATCGCACGCGCATCGACCCTGCGGCGTGGGAGAACTCCGTCGTGTACCGGCCCAAGAGCCTCGTCGTGGGCCTCGGTTGCGATCGCGGTGCGTCGATCGACATGGTGGAGCGCGGGGTGGACGCGCTCTTGAAGGAGCACGGCCTGTCGCCCAAGTCGGTGAAGGCCATCGCCACCATCGACAAGAAGGGCGACGAAGAGGCCTTTCTCGCCCTCAGCGAACGCCGCCAGTGGCCGCTCCGCATTTTCACCCCCGAGGAGCTCGACGTCGTTCCTGGCATCGAGAACCCTTCGGAGACCGTGAAACGCTATGTGGGCGCACGCGGTGTGGCCGAGCCGGCTGCCCTGCTCGCCGCGGGGGCGGAGAAGCTGTTGGTGCCCAAGCAGACGTACACCGAAGAAGGCGCCGGGAGGTCGATGACCTTCGCCGTCGCGCGCATTCCGTTCTCGCAGCGGAAGGAGATCGAGTCATGAGTGATGTCATTGGTGATACTCCAGCAAAAGGCGTGCTCTCGATCGTCGGCATCGGGCCCGGCGCATCGCAGCACACTTCGCCCGCTGCCCTGGAGGCCATTTCATCGGCCGAGGTAGTGGTCGGCTACATCACCTACATCAAGTTGGTGCGCCACCTCATCGAGGGCAAGGACGTGGTGCGCACCGGTATGACCGAGGAGATCGGCCGCGCGCGCGCCGCCGTCGAGCGCGCCCGTGACGGTGCCAAGGTGGCCATCATTTCCTCGGGCGACGCGGGCGTGTACGGCATGGCGGGCCTCGTTTTCCAGGTGCTCCAGGAGATCGGTTGGAAGCGCGGCGACTCGCCCGAGCTGCGCATCATCCCGGGCATGACCGCGCTCAACTCGTGCGCCTCGCTGGTGGGGGCACCGCTCGGTCACGACTTTTGCGCCATCTCGCTTTCGGACCTGCTCACGCCCTGGCCGGTCATCACCCGCCGCATCGAGGCCGCCGCCTCCGCGGACTTCGTCATCGGGCTTTACAACCCTGCGAGCGGCCGGCGCACGCGCCAGATCGTGGAGGCGCACGACATCATCGCGCGCTACCGCCCCGGGAACACCCCCGTCGCCTTGGTAAAGAGCGCATACCGGAAGCTCGAGAACGCCGTGCTGACGGACCTCGATCACTTCCTGGAGTTCGAGATCGGGATGCTGACCACGGTGCTCGTCGGCTCGAGCAACACCTTCGTCTTCGAGGGCTACATGGTGACCCCGCGCGGGTACACGAACAAGTACACGTGGGATGGCAACGCCATCGCGGGGCAAACCCCGGGGCGGTCGTTGGTGCTGCCGGAGGGCGAGTAATGGCGCGCGTCACGCGTCTTTCCGGCGCCCTCCTGGCCGAGTCCAACGGGGAATATTTCCTGATTGGAAACACGAAGTCCCCCTGCGACTGGGCCGCCGCCGGCTTCGAGCATCCGGGCGAGCTCGATCCCCTAAAGCATCCTTACATTCGACTCTCGCCGTTACGGCCCCCTCCCCCTCTGGGGGAGGGTCGGGGTGGGGGAGCTTTGACCATGAATCTCGAAGGCGAACCCCTCGCCCAAGCCCTGGCCCAACGCTTCCTCATCGAGCGAAACGGCTCGGTGAGCGAGCGCCTCTGGCGTCTCGTCCTTCACCGCGGCGACGCCGACGCCGAGGGCATCCCGGACGCCGACATCGACGCTCGCTGGCTCGGCGAAATCCCGGCCCCCCTCTGGCAAATCGTCCGCGACACCGTCCTCCGTTGCCTCTGACCCCTAACCCCTAACCCCTAAACCCTAGCCATGCGCGTTTACATCATTGGTGCCGGCCCCGGCGATCCCAAGCTCATCACCCTTCGCGGCGCAGAGCTCATCGCGCGGTGCCCCGTGGTCTTGTACACGGGCTCCCTCGTGCCCAAGGAGGTCGTCGCCATGGCGGGCCCCGAGGCCAAGGTGCTCGATTCCTCGGGCATGACCCTCGACCAGATCCTCGAGGTCATCGTCGAAGCCCGCGACGCCGGTCATGACGTGGCGCGCGTGCACACGGGCGATCCGGCCATCTTCGGCTCCACCGCCGAACAGATGCGCAAGATGGAGGAACTTGGCATCGCCTACGAGATCATCCCTGGGGTCTCCTCGTTCACCGCGGCGGCGGCGGCCTTGGGGCGCGAGCTCACCCTGCCGGAGCTCTCGCAAACTGTAATCCTCACGCGCGCCGAAGGGCGCACCCCCATGCCCGATCGCGAGAAGCTCCAGGAGCTCGCGGCCCACCGCGCCACGCTGTGCCTCTTCTTGAGCATCACCCTACTGCGCGACGTGACCGAGTCGCTGATCCCCTCCTACGGCGCCGACTGCCCGGTGGCTGTGGTGCACAAGGCCAGCTGCCCCGATCAGCAGATCGTGCGAGGCACCCTCTCCGACATTCGCGAGAAGGTGCGTGCGGCCGGCATCAAGTCGCAATCGATGATCCTCGTGGGGCACGTGCTCACGGCCACGCACTTCGCCAATTCGAAACTCTACGATCCCGAGTTCAGCCACCGCTTTCGCCGTGCCGTGCGCCCTACTAGCGGAGGTACCTCGTGACGGAGCAAAAACAACCGCCGCGTGGCCTGCTCGTGGTCTACACCGGGCACGGCAAGGGCAAGACCACGGCGGCCTTGGGCATGGTCTTTCGCGCCCTGGGGCGCGGCCTTCGCGTGACGGTGGTGCAGTTCATCAAGGGCAAATGGAAAACCGGTGAGCGCCTCTTTGCCGAGACCCTGCCCCAACTGCGGTTTCACGTGATGGGCCTCGGCTTCACCTGGGAAAGCGACGACCTCGCGCGCGACAAGGCCGCGGCGCGCGCGGCGTGGGAAACGGCGCGGGAGGAAATCGCCTCGGGCGAACGCGATCTGGTGGTGCTCGACGAGCTCACGTACACGTTCCATTACGACTTCCTGCCGCTGGAGGAGGTGCTCGAGGCTTTGCGCACGCGCCCCGCGCACGTGCACGTGGTGATCACCGGACGCAACGCCCCCGAGGCGCTGCTCGAGATGGCCGACCTGGTGAGTGAGATGGTCGCCGTGAAGCATCCGTTCACCGCGGGCGTGAAGGCGCAGATTGGCGTGGACTTCTGACATGAGCGACCTTGCATTTCCGCGCCTCGTGATCGCCGGCACGTCGAGTGGCGTGGGCAAGACCACCGTGACCGTGGCGTTGGCGCGTGCCCTGCGCGCGCGCGGTCTTCGGGTGGCGCTCTTCAAGTGCGGGCCCGACTACCTCGATCCGACGTACCACGCGCGGGCCATCGACGCGCCTTCCCAGAACCTCGATGGCTGGATGATGGGCCACGATGCGGTACGCGCAACCTTCGCCCACGCTGCGCGCGACGCGGACATCTCGCTCATCGAAGGCGTGATGGGCCTCTACGATGGCGCCAGCCCCACGGGCGAGGAAGGCTCCACCGCCGAAATCGCCAAGTGGCTCGACGCCCCGGTGGTCCTCGTGGTCGACGCCGGCGGAATGGCCCGCAGCATCGCCGCACTCGTGGGCGGCTACGCGTCGTTCGATCCGAAGCTGCACGTCGCCGCCGCCGTCGCCAATCGGGTCGGCAGCCGCGGGCACCTCGATCTTCTGCGCCGGGCCCTGCGCACACCCCCCATCCTGGGCGGCTTTCCCCGCGATCCCGAGCACGCCTTCGCCGAACGCCACCTCGGCCTCCGCACCGCCGACGACAGCTCCCTGCCGTCCTCCCTCTTGGATCACTGGGCCGAACAGGCCTCCGAGTGGTTCTCCCTCGACGCGCTTCTGGCGCTCGCGACGAGTGCTCCCAGTTTGACGATAGAATCAGAGATTCGTGGGGGAGGGGCGGCGAGGGTGGGCGCGAGCGCCGGTCCCCGCATCGCCATCGCGCGCGATGCCGCCTTCCACTTCTACTACGCCGACAACCTTCGCCGCCTCGAGTCGCTTGGCGCCGAACTCGTCCCGTTCTCTCCGGTGAGCGAGACCGCTTTGCCGGATGCCGACGGCGTTTACCTCGGCGGAGGCTACCCCGAAGTCCACGCCGCGGCCCTCTCGGCCAATGCCGCCATGCGCGGAGCCATCGCCGCCTTTGCCCAGGCCGGAGGCCCCATCTACGCCGAATGCGGAGGGCTCATGTACCTCACGCAGGCCATCGTCACCACCGACGGCCATCGCCACCCCATGGTGGGCCTCGTTCCAACCGAGGCCCGCATGTGCGGCAAGCTGCAGGCCCTGGGGTACGTGGAAGTCGAAACGCAAACGAAGACCATCCTCGGCGGCGCCGGCTCCCGCTTCCGCGGTCACCAATTTCGCTACTCCGAGCTCGACCCCGAGCCACCGCCGAGCATCGAGCGCGTGTATTCTCTCCGCCGTCGGAGAGGCGACGAGACCACGCGCGAAGGCTTTCGCATCGGCAACGTGGTCGCGTCGTACGTCCACGCGCACTGGGCCTCCAACCCGCGCATCGCCGCATCCTTCGTCGAAAGCTGCGCCTCGCATCGGAAGGCGCGCACGCCATGAATTCCCCGGCCCGATGCCTCGGCGCTTCCCCGGAGGTGACGCTCACCCTCACCGTGCGCGATCGCTGGCTCATTGCATCGTTTCCCGAGACCGTGCGCGCCTGCAGTTGGGCCATCGTTGGCGGTGGCTTCGTGGACGTGCAGCACGTCGCCTGGCTCGAGGTGCGCAATGGCGATCTTCGCCCCTCCGTCGACCCCGCCCGCATGCTCACCGAGCGCCTTCACGCGCGCGGCCTCCATTTCGCCGTCGGCCTCCTCACCAGCGCCAATATTGCACAATACATCGATTGCACGGCCGAACACGGCGGCGTGACCGCGCGGTGCCTGGCCACCGTCGGCCTGGGCAACGCCCTTCGCGCTGGCGATCCGCCCTGGCTCGCGTGCCGCGTCGGCACCATCAACACGATGGTCTACGTCGACACGCCGCTCACCGACGAAGCCTTGCTCGAGGCCAGCGCCATCGCGACGGAGGCCAAGTGTGCGGCCGTCCTGGAAGCGGGCGTCCGCAGCCGGTTGAGCGATCGCCCCGCGACGGGGACGGGCACCGACTGCACCGTGGTGGCCTGCGCGCGCTCCAACGGGCGCGGCGCGCCGTACGCTGGCAAGCACACGGCCATTGGCTCCGTCGTGGGAGGCGCCGTCGAAAGCGCCATCGTCGAGGGCGTACGCCGCTGGAACGAGGCCATGCGATGAGCTTTTCCCTCATCGGAGGCGGCGCCCGCTCCGGCAAGAGCGCGTTTGCACTTCGTCGCGCGCTCCAGCGCGGACCGGAGCGGATCTTCATCGCCACCGCGCAGGCCTTCGACGACGAGATGCGGGCGCGCATCGACCGACACATCGCCGAGCGCGGGAGCGACTTCACGACGTTGGAGGCCCCGCACGATCTCGACGAGGTGATGCGACGATTGGCCCTCCCCCCCACACGGCCCGACGTGGTCGTCGTCGATTGCCTCACGCTGTGGCTCTCGAATCTGCTCCTGGCCGATCTGCCCCACGAGGCCATCGAGCGCCGCGTGGACGCATTGGCGGAGGTTCTCGCGTCGGCTCCGTTTCACACCTGGCTCGTGACCAATGAAGTGGGCATGGGCCTCGTTCCCGAAACGCCGCTCGGGCGCGCCTTCCGCGACATCAGCGGGCGCGCCCACCAGCGGCTCGCACGCTCCGCCTCGGAGGTGTACCTCGCCGCGCTCGGCATGGTGTTGCGTCTGCGCCCTGGGCCCGTGGAGCTCGCGGAGCCATGATGGCGCCCCTCGCGCTCGCGGCGGCGTATGCCTTGGACAGCGCCTTCGGTGAGCCGCCGAACCGGCTCCACCCGGTGGCGTGGATGGGCAGCGTCATCACCCGCGCGCGCCGCTGGGCGTTGGGCTCGGATGAAACGCGCGCGGGTCGCTGGGGCCAGCTCGCCCGCGGGGCCGTCGTGGCGTTGGCCATCCCTGCGGCCTTTGCCGTCGCGGCCCACGTCCTCGTCGGCGCGCTCGGGCCCTCCACCTGGCTCGGGGCCGTGGGCACCGCGCTCTTGCTCAAGCCGATGTTCGCCGTACGCGCACTGCGCGATGCCGCCTACGCCGTGCGCGACGCCCTGGAGCGCGGGGATCTCGCATCGGCGCGCCGCGGCCTGGGCAGCCTTTGCAGCCGCAAGGCGGACGACCTGGAGCACGAGGCCCTCGTCGCCGCGACCGTCGAGTCCATCGCGGAGAACATCTCCGACAGCGTCGTCGCACCGCTGCTCTTCTTCGCGTGTTTCGGCTTGGAGGGCGCGGTCTTCTACCGCGCCGTCAACACGCTCGACGCGATGATGGGCT encodes:
- a CDS encoding cobalt-precorrin-5B (C(1))-methyltransferase, with the protein product MTEAPRTLRTVVPPRNPKGQREGFTTGACAAAAAKAAARLLLRGGDLVDIETTLPNGQRHTFVLERCECEGDVACCSIVKDAGDDPDCTHGAEIVARVTLRAEPGIELRGGEGVAQVMKPGLGLEVGGPAINPVPRRNITQMVLEEIAGSAFRGAVVTISVPGGEELAKQTINARLGLIGGISILGTSGIVKPYSTAAYKASVVQAIDVARERGIDVLVLTTGGKSEAYAMRLYPDFAEEAFVQVGDFVGVGVRHCARRGALRAVVVGMIGKLSKMADGKTMTHAAGSEVNMELLAGIARDLGAKDAIVEEIRGANTARHVLEIAAREGITTVCTAICERVVGHLGRHAGGAIQVHAVLVDFNGTVLGRYPPDVSEAS
- a CDS encoding adenosylcobinamide amidohydrolase, producing the protein MNSPARCLGASPEVTLTLTVRDRWLIASFPETVRACSWAIVGGGFVDVQHVAWLEVRNGDLRPSVDPARMLTERLHARGLHFAVGLLTSANIAQYIDCTAEHGGVTARCLATVGLGNALRAGDPPWLACRVGTINTMVYVDTPLTDEALLEASAIATEAKCAAVLEAGVRSRLSDRPATGTGTDCTVVACARSNGRGAPYAGKHTAIGSVVGGAVESAIVEGVRRWNEAMR
- a CDS encoding precorrin-3B C(17)-methyltransferase translates to MARVTRLSGALLAESNGEYFLIGNTKSPCDWAAAGFEHPGELDPLKHPYIRLSPLRPPPPLGEGRGGGALTMNLEGEPLAQALAQRFLIERNGSVSERLWRLVLHRGDADAEGIPDADIDARWLGEIPAPLWQIVRDTVLRCL
- a CDS encoding cobyrinate a,c-diamide synthase, with product MSDLAFPRLVIAGTSSGVGKTTVTVALARALRARGLRVALFKCGPDYLDPTYHARAIDAPSQNLDGWMMGHDAVRATFAHAARDADISLIEGVMGLYDGASPTGEEGSTAEIAKWLDAPVVLVVDAGGMARSIAALVGGYASFDPKLHVAAAVANRVGSRGHLDLLRRALRTPPILGGFPRDPEHAFAERHLGLRTADDSSLPSSLLDHWAEQASEWFSLDALLALATSAPSLTIESEIRGGGAARVGASAGPRIAIARDAAFHFYYADNLRRLESLGAELVPFSPVSETALPDADGVYLGGGYPEVHAAALSANAAMRGAIAAFAQAGGPIYAECGGLMYLTQAIVTTDGHRHPMVGLVPTEARMCGKLQALGYVEVETQTKTILGGAGSRFRGHQFRYSELDPEPPPSIERVYSLRRRRGDETTREGFRIGNVVASYVHAHWASNPRIAASFVESCASHRKARTP
- the cobJ gene encoding precorrin-3B C(17)-methyltransferase, with the protein product MSDVIGDTPAKGVLSIVGIGPGASQHTSPAALEAISSAEVVVGYITYIKLVRHLIEGKDVVRTGMTEEIGRARAAVERARDGAKVAIISSGDAGVYGMAGLVFQVLQEIGWKRGDSPELRIIPGMTALNSCASLVGAPLGHDFCAISLSDLLTPWPVITRRIEAAASADFVIGLYNPASGRRTRQIVEAHDIIARYRPGNTPVALVKSAYRKLENAVLTDLDHFLEFEIGMLTTVLVGSSNTFVFEGYMVTPRGYTNKYTWDGNAIAGQTPGRSLVLPEGE
- the cobO gene encoding cob(I)yrinic acid a,c-diamide adenosyltransferase, translated to MTEQKQPPRGLLVVYTGHGKGKTTAALGMVFRALGRGLRVTVVQFIKGKWKTGERLFAETLPQLRFHVMGLGFTWESDDLARDKAAARAAWETAREEIASGERDLVVLDELTYTFHYDFLPLEEVLEALRTRPAHVHVVITGRNAPEALLEMADLVSEMVAVKHPFTAGVKAQIGVDF
- the cbiE gene encoding precorrin-6y C5,15-methyltransferase (decarboxylating) subunit CbiE, with amino-acid sequence MKQRAVTVIGMGDDGCAGLTSRAANAVARAQVLVGGERHLAFFPQFTGERIALKGGLGAALDRAAQLAEEHHVCVLASGDPLFFGVGPMIAKRLGTEHVEFLPAPSSIQWAFARTGIAWEDADIVSVHGRSLDGFVARLRRSAKVAVLTDAENTPARLAARLIEHGDSAWNAWVCERLSGPEERVRRFTLGDLAAETDIDPLNVLLLVRSDEAWRTPPAIPYLHEDAFAKRMPKNGLITKREVRLLSLASLAITPDAVVWDIGAGSGSVSIEAAMLAPRGAVYAIEVDPEGVAICLDNVRTHGTDNVHVIEGRAPEVLVGLPAPDAVFVGGSKGSMADIVIASLDALRPGGRLVVNAVTLENVAEAYAVLRARELDPDVTLVQISRGVPLARYRRYEALNPIHIMAVQKP
- a CDS encoding cobalamin biosynthesis protein; this encodes MIATRRPFAVYAITRHGIAIAQRLMAALPEADLFVSAKLASLAPSTAKLFSLPMGPLLKETFTAYDAHIFIISVGAVVRMVAPLLENKKVDPAIVCVDDAARFSICVLSGHVGRGNVFTERVASILGAAPVVTTASDAIGTLTVDILGRDLGWTLDDMDRNVTRGCAAVVNATPVLFVQETGEPNWWPLDRALPEGVRYATSLEGVDPAAWEILLIASDRTRIDPAAWENSVVYRPKSLVVGLGCDRGASIDMVERGVDALLKEHGLSPKSVKAIATIDKKGDEEAFLALSERRQWPLRIFTPEELDVVPGIENPSETVKRYVGARGVAEPAALLAAGAEKLLVPKQTYTEEGAGRSMTFAVARIPFSQRKEIES
- the cobM gene encoding precorrin-4 C(11)-methyltransferase codes for the protein MRVYIIGAGPGDPKLITLRGAELIARCPVVLYTGSLVPKEVVAMAGPEAKVLDSSGMTLDQILEVIVEARDAGHDVARVHTGDPAIFGSTAEQMRKMEELGIAYEIIPGVSSFTAAAAALGRELTLPELSQTVILTRAEGRTPMPDREKLQELAAHRATLCLFLSITLLRDVTESLIPSYGADCPVAVVHKASCPDQQIVRGTLSDIREKVRAAGIKSQSMILVGHVLTATHFANSKLYDPEFSHRFRRAVRPTSGGTS
- the cobU gene encoding bifunctional adenosylcobinamide kinase/adenosylcobinamide-phosphate guanylyltransferase, which encodes MSFSLIGGGARSGKSAFALRRALQRGPERIFIATAQAFDDEMRARIDRHIAERGSDFTTLEAPHDLDEVMRRLALPPTRPDVVVVDCLTLWLSNLLLADLPHEAIERRVDALAEVLASAPFHTWLVTNEVGMGLVPETPLGRAFRDISGRAHQRLARSASEVYLAALGMVLRLRPGPVELAEP
- the cbiB gene encoding adenosylcobinamide-phosphate synthase CbiB; amino-acid sequence: MMAPLALAAAYALDSAFGEPPNRLHPVAWMGSVITRARRWALGSDETRAGRWGQLARGAVVALAIPAAFAVAAHVLVGALGPSTWLGAVGTALLLKPMFAVRALRDAAYAVRDALERGDLASARRGLGSLCSRKADDLEHEALVAATVESIAENISDSVVAPLLFFACFGLEGAVFYRAVNTLDAMMGYHGHLEYAGKAAARLDDLANLVPARFTAWLLLLAGALTGARVGRGIAILRRDGSRTESPNAGWPMATMAGLLGVRLTKAGHYALGDAVHALAPSHITAAWRIASLAAFGSLVTSALLSRYLHG
- a CDS encoding precorrin-8X methylmutase, with the translated sequence MRQMTALGRGIEDKSFAIIDAEVGAHDFPDAEWQVVRRVIHATADFEFRTLMRLSSDAIASGVRALRAGCPLVVDVKMIAVGLNEQRLASYGCQVHSFISDEDVIATAKANNSTRAIESMRKAHANGVLDGAIVAIGNAPTALLEVLRLVREEGARPALVIGVPVGFVSAAESKDALIASEGVPFIAASGRKGGSPIAVAIVHALLLLSAQGEGTS
- the cobI gene encoding precorrin-2 C(20)-methyltransferase, encoding MTTLGTLYGVGAGPGSPDLLTLRAVNVLKSADVLALPRSSDYGASVAWEIIAPVLGELPPSQTRLRLTFPMSKDPARVRPHVEAAVKAIGAYLVEGRSVAFVTEGDPSVFSTFGYVRQEAQKRWPELRVEVVPGVTSITAVASIGGVPLADGHERVAIVPATYGVDDLVDLLHRFDTVVLMKLGAEMPIILAALEQTGLTDRAFFVHKATMAEQRFEPDVRKVRDEHGGCFSMLIVKRRDRSGVLLGSES